A region of the Cytophagia bacterium CHB2 genome:
TGGATCGCTTGCACGGCCAGCCGTATGAGCCGCTGCATCCCTTGCTCGCCGAAGTGCTCAAAGAAACGTTTGGCGTGATGGTCTATCAAGAGGACGTGAGCAAAACCGCGATTGCCCTGGCGGATTTTAGCGCCGATGAAGGCGAGCAATTGCGCAAGGTGTTGACCAAGAAGCATGCCGAGAAAAGGCTGGCGGATTTCTGCGACAAATTCTTTAAAGGTTGCCGCCGGCGCGGCCTGGCCATGTCCAAAATCCGCGAGATTTGGGACATGATTTTGAGCTTTTCCGGTTACTCCTTTTGCAAGCCGCATAGCGCCTCCTATGCCATGCTCAGCTTCAAATGTGCTTGGCTCAAAGTCCATCATCCTGCCATTTTCATGGCTGCGGTGATTTCCAACCAGGGCGGCTATTATTCCACCCAGGCCTATTTGAGCGAGTGCCGGCGTTTGGGCTTGGAGATTCTCCCGCCGGATATTAACCATAGCGAGTGGAAGTACAAGGGTGAAGGCAAGACTGTGCGTGTGGGGTTGATGCAGCTCAAAGGCGTCGAAGCCGCTGCGGTGCAAAGGCTGCTCGATGAGCGCCAGTGTCATGGCCCGTTCAAGAGCTTCTGGGATTTTCGGCGGCGTGTGGTCATGGCGCCCTCAGATATGCGCGTGATGATCAAGGCGGGTTTATTCGATAGTGTAGAGCCGGAGTTGTCGCGGCCAGCTTTGATCTGGCTTTTGCGCTATACCACGAACGCCGGCAGCCTGGTAGAGGATGACGCAAGCTGGTATGAGACGCAACTGCCTCAAGCCCAAAAGCTCAGGGACTACAGCCCTGGCCTAAAGCAGCAGCACGAGTTCAATGCGCTGGGCGTTTTGTACAGCGGCAACATGCTGGCGTTGTTCAAGGCGAAAATCGCGCCCATTAAAAGGATTTTTGCGCAAGACCTGCCGCGCTGTGCCGGCAAGCACGTGCAACTGGTGGGATGGCTGGTGACAAGCAAGCTGGTGCGCACGGCGAATGATGAAGCGATGGAGTTTTACTCATTTGAAGACGAAACCGCAATTTTCGAAACCGTGTTTTTTCCAAAGGTGTATCGTCAATTTTGCCATCTGATGGCGCAAAACCACCGGCCTTTTCTGTTGCGCGGCTGGGCGCAGAATGATCGCGGGGCGATTTCGCTGAATGTGACGTTCGTGCGGCTGCTGTAGAAAGGTTCCTGAACGGAGATTCGTGCAAAATGAAAAAGCTCCTGAAGCGACCGGATTGAACCTTGACCGTTTGGGGGGGAACGGAAAGGTTCCCACTCCAGGAGCGCTGGCCGTAAGATACCAGGGCAAGCGAAAAATGCAATAGGGTAAATCATCTTTTCCCCGTTGTTTTCTCGCCAATTTATTGTCAGCACCGCATGACATTTTCCGCAATCGCAGCCAAGTGCGGATAAATTCAGGAGCATTCCTTTGGCTGAGGATGGGGCTTTCCAAGCCTTTACAGATTTTGACTCACATTCAGGATGAATGGAACATCACCATGAAAAAACGGGGCACCCGCACACGAAAAAGCGCATCTGTGGCCAAAGTAGGGAACTACCGCCACAATTCAGCAAGCAGCGTTATCAGGCCGGACGTTGGCGTTCAGCCGCTTTTTAACAAAAGGAAACCGCCCCAGCGTTACCGCTATGACTCTTCGCTCTCGCCGGCGCTCGATTGGGACGGCAGCAACTCGGCGCGTGAACATGGAGAATGGCTGATCGCGTGCATCGAGCAAGCCTCCCGCTTAGACCCTCCCCACCGGTTCGCAGAAGTCCAACAATTCAAAGACCCAAGTGGACGCACGATTGCATCTGTGCGTGGGCTGCAAGACGCGATTGATCAACTGAAACGCATTTCCAAGCCCTTTCTCAATTGG
Encoded here:
- a CDS encoding DNA polymerase III subunit alpha, which codes for DRLHGQPYEPLHPLLAEVLKETFGVMVYQEDVSKTAIALADFSADEGEQLRKVLTKKHAEKRLADFCDKFFKGCRRRGLAMSKIREIWDMILSFSGYSFCKPHSASYAMLSFKCAWLKVHHPAIFMAAVISNQGGYYSTQAYLSECRRLGLEILPPDINHSEWKYKGEGKTVRVGLMQLKGVEAAAVQRLLDERQCHGPFKSFWDFRRRVVMAPSDMRVMIKAGLFDSVEPELSRPALIWLLRYTTNAGSLVEDDASWYETQLPQAQKLRDYSPGLKQQHEFNALGVLYSGNMLALFKAKIAPIKRIFAQDLPRCAGKHVQLVGWLVTSKLVRTANDEAMEFYSFEDETAIFETVFFPKVYRQFCHLMAQNHRPFLLRGWAQNDRGAISLNVTFVRLL